GATGCAAAAAATTCTATTCCATCAGAATATAAATCCCTTTCAAATTCAAATAGACTAGATAGTATTCTCAATAAAGTTGACGAACTTCTAAGAAAAATAGACAAGGATGCCAAATATATTTAGACATACTAGTCCAGTAAGAACTTGTTTAAAAACATATGCAAGTTATCGCAGTTTCAAGCAATACTTAGCAGAGGATTTTAATTCAAGATGTGGGTATACAGACTGTCCTGACTTTTGGTTTGGGGGGAAGAATAATTTTCATATTGACCATTTTAAACCTTTTTCAAAAAGCCCCAAACTAGAAACTGATTATTCAAACCTTGTTTACTGTTGCTCTTATGTCAATATTTTAAAGTCGGATGATGAAGGTGAATATATTGACCCTTGTGATGTTGACTTTAACGAACATTTTGAGAGGGATAATGACGGTGGGATAATTCCAAAGAAAACCTCAAAGGAGGCAACCTATATGCATTCCAAATTGCAACTTGGTTTATCAAGATACAAACTAATATGGAAGTTGGATGAAATCTATAATCGCCTATTGAAACTTCAAACCGAAATAAAAAATCCAAAAAATGCGGAATTGATAAATGATATAAGAATCATTCACAGTGAATTGGCAGAAGAGTTTACAACTTATTTGCAATATCTTAAGGTTAATCAGTAGAAGAGTTTATAATGAGAAATCAAGTATTCAAATACTTAAGTCAGTGTTCAACTCAGCCGAATGAAGTTGACCGGCTAATTATTTCTGGATTTCTCTATAAAAACAAATTAGCAGTTAAGAAGAATGAGTTTCTCAAATCTTTTTCAATTCTAGAAAATGAAAAGGAAGAATATTCAACTCTTCAAAAATTTATTTCAATTCTTGAAATAGAAATTCCTAAATTTGAATTTGAAGAACTAATTGAGCTTTTTGAATTTGTAATATCCCCTGCTGATAGAATTATCAACGGGGCGATTTATACACCTGTAAACATTAGAGAATTTGTCATTCAGCAATCATTTCATTCTAAGAACAAAACACTTGCTAATGCAAAAATTGCAGACATATCATGTGGTTGTGGTGGTTTTCTTTTTAGTGCAGCAAAGCAATTAAAAAAGAAAACCAATAAATCTTATTTGGAAATTTTCAGTACTCAAATTTTCGGTTTAGATATTCAACCCTACTCTATTACGAGAACAAAACTATTACTTTCAGTTTTAGCATTGTCTGAAGGTGAGGATGAAAAGGAATTTCATTTTAATTTATTTGAAGGTGACGCATTAAAATTTAATTGGAGTGAGACCCTAAATAGGTTCACTGGCTTTGACATTGTGTTAGGAAATCCGCCTTATGTGTGTGCAAGGAACCTAAGTGATGAAGTGAAATTAAGCCTTGCAAATTGGGAGGTTTGTAAATCAGGGAATCCTGATTTGTATATTCCATTTTTTCAAATTGGAATTGAATGTCTGAATGAAAACGGTATTCTTGGTTTTATAACTATGAATAGTTTTTTCAAAAGTTTAAATGGAAGAGCTTTACGGAATTATTTTCAAAAGAAAAGCATCAAGTTTAAAATTATAGATTTTGGAACTGAGCAAATTTTCAAATCTAAAAACACATACACCTGCATCTGTATAATTGAAAATACGAAACACGATTATATCAAGTATTACAGATGTATTGATAAAGAGATTCCTAAACAAGAGAGTGTATTTAGCAAAATTTCTTATTCAGGACTAAACTCTAACACTGGATGGAATTTGCAAGACAATAAAATAATTTCAAAAATAGAATCAACTGGTGTTGCATTTGGAAACATTTATAAAACAAGGCACGGTATTGCAACTCTAAGAAATGATATTTACATTTTTAATCCAGTAAAAGAAGATAATGACTATTATTATTTGCAAAACGGAAGCCTTTATCAAATTGAAAAAGGAATATGCAAAGACATTGTAAATACAAATAAACTAAGCAGAGAAGTA
The genomic region above belongs to Williamwhitmania taraxaci and contains:
- a CDS encoding HsdM family class I SAM-dependent methyltransferase, whose translation is MRNQVFKYLSQCSTQPNEVDRLIISGFLYKNKLAVKKNEFLKSFSILENEKEEYSTLQKFISILEIEIPKFEFEELIELFEFVISPADRIINGAIYTPVNIREFVIQQSFHSKNKTLANAKIADISCGCGGFLFSAAKQLKKKTNKSYLEIFSTQIFGLDIQPYSITRTKLLLSVLALSEGEDEKEFHFNLFEGDALKFNWSETLNRFTGFDIVLGNPPYVCARNLSDEVKLSLANWEVCKSGNPDLYIPFFQIGIECLNENGILGFITMNSFFKSLNGRALRNYFQKKSIKFKIIDFGTEQIFKSKNTYTCICIIENTKHDYIKYYRCIDKEIPKQESVFSKISYSGLNSNTGWNLQDNKIISKIESTGVAFGNIYKTRHGIATLRNDIYIFNPVKEDNDYYYLQNGSLYQIEKGICKDIVNTNKLSREVTLKNLKEKVIFPYDNSEKAKLLDEAFIKDRFPKAYLYLQNKRRLLAERDKGKGEYENWFAFGRTQSLEKVKNKMFFPKMSDRTPSYIINTDDNLLFYNGQAIIGHSEKEMLLIKKIMESRLFWYYIKTTSKPYTSNYYSLNGNYIRNFGICQLDNDELDFVLKEQDRNVLDTFFESKYDIDLRQ
- a CDS encoding HNH endonuclease family protein, which encodes MPNIFRHTSPVRTCLKTYASYRSFKQYLAEDFNSRCGYTDCPDFWFGGKNNFHIDHFKPFSKSPKLETDYSNLVYCCSYVNILKSDDEGEYIDPCDVDFNEHFERDNDGGIIPKKTSKEATYMHSKLQLGLSRYKLIWKLDEIYNRLLKLQTEIKNPKNAELINDIRIIHSELAEEFTTYLQYLKVNQ